A section of the candidate division WOR-3 bacterium genome encodes:
- a CDS encoding kelch repeat-containing protein, producing the protein MRYIICLVTLATLVYGVGAERQFPPAAVNSSPDGSAEFRLPPSGNPELDAIIWTYQTPYPYVNGTHRAAACTDGSYYYLLGGWNLPVDPTAALASVYRYDPVTNSWTQMADMPGQNTNHVAIYHPGVHRIYVVGGYDFNVGAKNVNWEYNIATNTWTTKAPFPLTCYGTAGWAYGDYIYVTAGYGYSQFYRYNVYTNTWEELATRPYSESHGALVEVGGKLYSIGGWPRSENCAMYDPITNTWTTRATMPTNTGGHGLGVAPFVGKVYVYGGAWDGFPWVCLNAARVYDPLTNTWTSETPLLQVAGGSSISGGLGPYMYYTSSASYPNPPNFHMRGQFPDVHNVALTKIFAPAGAVDSGSTITPQVEIRNLGTYVENNFYTYMQIEGRPVEGVLVSSIGIGAADTLEFPDVTLHGRDSMGVTAWTYLSGDQIPADDTLSQKFLVRVKDVAVSQIMWPGPHPYDTLPPDTVLYPRCQVWNLGNQSQTFNVQFRIGAYENTVTVSNLLPGGARYVTALAPYTTVPGVWIHTVEAILAGDQHPDNNVLTDTFFVPGTVQHDVAAEAIVSPVGNIDTIHTVHCRARVANYGGDNETFWTWFSVTDTCTDRLVYRE; encoded by the coding sequence ATGAGATATATCATCTGCCTAGTAACGCTTGCAACACTTGTCTACGGAGTCGGGGCCGAGCGACAGTTTCCGCCGGCCGCGGTGAACTCCAGCCCGGACGGGAGCGCCGAGTTCAGATTGCCGCCGTCAGGCAATCCCGAGCTTGATGCGATCATCTGGACATACCAGACCCCTTATCCGTACGTCAATGGTACCCATCGGGCAGCGGCCTGCACCGATGGTTCTTACTACTACCTCTTGGGCGGGTGGAACCTTCCGGTAGACCCAACCGCAGCGCTGGCCAGCGTGTATCGTTACGACCCGGTGACCAACTCTTGGACGCAGATGGCGGACATGCCGGGGCAGAATACCAATCATGTCGCCATTTACCACCCTGGAGTGCACAGAATCTACGTTGTCGGTGGCTATGATTTCAACGTAGGAGCGAAGAATGTGAACTGGGAGTATAACATCGCCACCAATACGTGGACGACTAAGGCTCCATTTCCGCTTACGTGCTACGGCACGGCTGGCTGGGCCTATGGCGACTATATCTACGTCACAGCCGGGTACGGTTATAGCCAGTTCTATCGTTACAACGTGTATACCAATACCTGGGAAGAATTGGCCACTCGGCCCTACTCAGAGAGTCACGGAGCTTTGGTTGAGGTCGGTGGGAAGCTGTACAGCATTGGTGGCTGGCCTCGTTCTGAGAACTGCGCAATGTACGACCCCATCACTAATACTTGGACGACTCGTGCTACGATGCCCACGAACACGGGCGGACACGGTCTTGGCGTGGCACCTTTTGTTGGCAAGGTCTACGTATATGGTGGTGCTTGGGACGGTTTCCCTTGGGTGTGTTTGAACGCTGCCCGTGTCTATGACCCGCTCACCAACACGTGGACATCGGAAACGCCGCTGCTGCAGGTGGCTGGCGGGAGTTCAATTAGCGGCGGTCTTGGTCCGTACATGTACTATACGTCCAGCGCCAGTTATCCCAACCCGCCGAACTTTCACATGCGTGGTCAGTTTCCGGACGTGCACAATGTGGCGCTGACCAAGATATTTGCGCCGGCCGGTGCAGTGGACAGCGGTTCGACCATTACACCGCAGGTTGAGATTCGGAACCTAGGCACTTATGTTGAGAACAATTTCTATACCTATATGCAGATCGAGGGTAGGCCCGTGGAGGGTGTCCTGGTCAGCTCAATTGGCATTGGTGCTGCTGACACGCTGGAATTTCCCGATGTTACGCTCCACGGCCGGGACAGTATGGGCGTGACCGCGTGGACTTATCTCTCCGGCGATCAGATTCCTGCTGACGACACGCTCAGCCAGAAGTTCCTTGTCAGGGTCAAGGACGTTGCGGTGAGCCAGATAATGTGGCCTGGTCCGCACCCGTACGACACGCTGCCGCCGGATACGGTTCTCTATCCGCGTTGCCAGGTCTGGAACCTTGGCAACCAGAGCCAGACTTTCAACGTCCAGTTCCGCATTGGCGCGTATGAGAACACGGTGACGGTCAGCAACCTGTTGCCGGGTGGTGCGCGGTACGTGACTGCGCTTGCGCCGTACACGACCGTGCCGGGCGTATGGATTCACACGGTTGAGGCGATTCTTGCTGGTGACCAGCACCCGGATAACAATGTGCTGACCGACACGTTCTTTGTTCCGGGTACGGTGCAGCACGACGTTGCGGCCGAGGCGATAGTATCGCCGGTTGGCAACATTGATACCATCCACACAGTGCACTGTCGGGCTCGGGTGGCAAACTACGGCGGTGACAATGAGACATTCTGGACCTGGTTCTCGGTTACCGA